A single Triticum dicoccoides isolate Atlit2015 ecotype Zavitan chromosome 2A, WEW_v2.0, whole genome shotgun sequence DNA region contains:
- the LOC119352029 gene encoding 26S proteasome regulatory subunit 6B homolog: MAASAKSLHPTPSDLTVQQCHYPCPCDVEYDDSVELSLPPRPPIPRELMDDLGIGLDTGDVGENADLFRQFMALEKELDLLECEEEDLRIEIADLLPMVRLMEAEHEYQHKTKCGGALIVGHVVEVVDEGHAVVTTSARPFAFCVPVLGDVDRALLKPSANVALSMSNLAVVQVLPADSGWTVPLVNATERPSVTYADVVGCEEQKREVLEAVELPLTHPELFARAGVEAPRGVLLHGPPGTGKTMLAKAVAHHTSAAFIRVSGSEFVNRHPGEGPRMVREVFQAARENAPAIIFFDEVDAIAAARTDSDDASAADREVYRVLLELLAQMDGFDQCPDVRVIMATNRADALDPALLRPGRLDRRVEFPLPGRAQKRRLFQACTAGMPLDGGVDLEDLVARHEEMSAADIDAVCREAGMRAVRDRRCVVTREDLEEGYHAVAKHIDRGADQFAFYSL; encoded by the coding sequence ATGGCCGCGTCAGCCAAATCGCTCCACCCGACACCGTCGGACCTCACCGTGCAGCAGTGCCACTATCCCTGCCCCTGCGACGTCGAGTATGATGATTCGGTGGAACTGTCCTTGCCTCCGCGACCGCCGATCCCCAGGGAGCTCATGGACGATTTGGGCATAGGTTTGGACACCGGCGACGTCGGCGAGAACGCGGACCTGTTCAGGCAGTTCATGGCCCTGGAGAAGGAGCTCGACCTGCTTGAGTGCGAGGAGGAGGACCTGCGGATCGAGATCGCGGACCTGCTGCCCATGGTTCGGCTCATGGAGGCAGAGCACGAGTACCAGCACAAGACCAAGTGCGGCGGCGCCCTAATCGTCGGCCACGTCGTCGAGGTTGTCGACGAGGGCCACGCTGTCGTGACCACCAGCGCCAGGCCCTTCGCCTTCTGCGTGCCCGTCCTCGGCGACGTGGACCGCGCGCTCCTCAAGCCATCGGCCAACGTCGCGCTGTCAATGTCGAACCTCGCGGTCGTCCAAGTGCTGCCGGCGGACTCCGGCTGGACCGTGCCCCTCGTCAATGCCACCGAGAGGCCGAGCGTCACCTACGCGGACGTGGTCGGGTGCGAAGAGCAGAAGCGGGAGGTGCTCGAGGCCGTGGAGCTGCCGCTGACGCACCCGGAGCTGTTCGCCCGTGCCGGCGTGGAGGCGCCGCGCGGCGTGCTCCTGCACGGCCCGCCGGGCACCGGCAAGACCATGCTGGCCAAAGCCGTCGCGCATCACACGTCGGCGGCCTTCATCCGCGTGAGCGGCTCGGAGTTCGTGAACAGGCACCCGGGCGAGGGGCCCAGGATGGTCCGCGAGGTGTTCCAGGCCGCCCGCGAGAACGCGCCGGCCATCATCTTCTTCGACGAGGTGGACGCGATCGCGGCGGCGCGGACCGACTCCGACGACGCCTCGGCCGCCGACCGCGAGGTGTACAGGGTGCTGCTGGAGCTGCTCGCGCAGATGGACGGCTTCGACCAGTGCCCCGACGTGCGGGTGATCATGGCGACCAACCGCGCCGACGCGCTGGACCCGGCGCTGCTGCGGCCGGGGCGCCTGGACCGCAGGGTGGAGTTCCCGCTGCCGGGGAGGGCGCAGAAGCGGCGGCTGTTCCAGGCGTGCACGGCGGGGATGCCCCTTGACGGCGGCGTCGACCTGGAGGACCTGGTGGCCCGGCACGAGGAGATGAGCGCCGCGGACATCGACGCCGTGTGCCGCGAGGCTGGCATGCGGGCCGTGCGCGACCGCCGGTGCGTGGTGACGCGCGAGGACTTGGAGGAGGGCTACCACGCCGTGGCCAAGCATATCGACCGCGGTGCTGACCAGTTCGCGTTCTACAGCTTATAG
- the LOC119356544 gene encoding homoserine kinase-like: MAAAAASPAIAPSSFPSTRTGPLLSFRVSRKLRVSAAAASADPPPAFRSVTAFAPATVANLGPGFDFLGCAVADASLSLGDTVTATLDPTLPAGTVAISGITSPSFPRLAERLSRDPLRNCAGIAAVAALSALGVRSHGVSLSLAKGLPLGSGLGSSAASAAAAAKAVDALFGSLLPRDGLVLAGLESEKAVSGFHADNIAPAILGGFVLVRSYEPFRLVQLPCPPALHLCFVLVTPEFEAPTSRMRAALPKNVALSHHTRNSSQAAALVAAVLQGDAALIGSAMSSDFIVEPTRAPLIPGMAAVKAAALEAGALGCTISGAGPTAVAVIEGEEKGEEVTRRMVDAFLSVGKLKAAATIAQLDRDGARVISTSSLE; encoded by the coding sequence atggcggcggcggcggcgtctccgGCCATCGCGCCGTCCTCCTTCCCCTCCACCCGCACGGGACCGCTGCTCTCCTTTCGCGTCTCGAGGAAGCTCAGGGTCTCCGCCGCGGCGGCATCGGCCGACCCGCCCCCGGCCTTCAGGTCCGTCACGGCGTTCGCGCCGGCCACGGTGGCGAACCTGGGGCCGGGTTTCGATTTTCTGGGCTGCGCCGTCGCCGACGCCTCGCTCTCCCTCGGCGACACCGTGACCGCCACGCTCGACCCCACGCTGCCCGCCGGCACGGTCGCCATCTCGGGCATCACCTCCCCGTCCTTCCCGCGCCTCGCCGAACGCCTCTCCCGCGACCCGCTCCGCAACTGCGCCGGCATTGCCGCCGTCGCCGCGCTCAGCGCCCTCGGCGTCCGCTCGCACGGCGTCTCGCTCAGCCTCGCCAAGGGCCTGCCGCTCGGCTCCGGCCTGGGCTCCTCGGCCGcctccgcagccgccgccgccaaggCCGTGGACGCGCTCTTCGGCTCGCTGCTCCCCCGCGACGGCCTCGTGCTCGCCGGCCTCGAGTCCGAGAAGGCCGTCAGCGGCTTCCACGCCGACAACATCGCCCCGGCCATCCTCGGGGGCTTCGTCCTCGTGCGGAGCTATGAGCCTTTCCGCCTCGTCCAGCTCCCCTGCCCGCCCGCACTCCACCTCTGCTTCGTCCTCGTCACGCCTGAGTTCGAGGCGCCCACCAGCAGGATGCGCGCCGCCCTGCCCAAGAACGTCGCCCTCAGCCACCACACCCGCAATTCCAGCCAGGCTGCTGCGCTCGTCGCTGCCGTCCTGCAGGGTGACGCCGCCCTCATCGGTTCGGCAATGTCGTCTGACTTCATCGTCGAGCCCACCAGGGCGCCGCTGATTCCCGGCATGGCCGCGGTGAAGGCCGCCGCCCTGGAAGCCGGAGCGCTAGGATGCACCATCAGCGGAGCGGGCCCAACCGCCGTGGCTGTCATCGAGGGAGAGGAGAAGGGGGAGGAGGTCACGCGGAGGATGGTTGACGCCTTCCTTTCAGTGGGGAAACTGAAAGCCGCCGCCACCATCGCGCAGCTTGATAGAGATGGCGCCAGGGTTATCTCCACCTCAAGTTTGGAGTAG
- the LOC119352028 gene encoding benzyl alcohol O-benzoyltransferase-like gives MSTLSFTVLWREPVLVGPASPRTPREKKRLSDVDDQDELRSHIRGIFFYRRGGLARDDPVDIIRRALSEALVHYYPLAGRLREVGNRKLVVDCTGQGVTFVKADADVRLADLEADVPGLMPPFPWIEELCFEVDGSSALLNCPLVIIQVTRLLCGGFAVWHSFNHTMCDAAGFIQFLNAVAELARGLPAPTVAPAWSREVLDARSPPTPAFPHREYDPVPRTQTPTEDDIVRRAFVFGPSEVAAIEKVMPPHLRDRATSFEVLAAVLWRARTAALRTLWSDEEARLVTVVSVRRHSTALRLPAGYDGFACAYVTVVMAAGTLLSCSLAEVVEQVREAKASVTPEYMRSTADLLVLRGRPPLARANMFLLSDLRHVGFQRVDFGWGEPVYGGPSGIKFGSAFFVAVKNSDGADAVAVPVALPTMAMEKFAAEIQSLLKESIVGSV, from the exons ATGTCCACGCTCAGCTTCACCGTGCTCTGGAGAGAGCCCGTGCTCGTCGGCCCAGCCTCGCCGAGGACACCGCGCGAGAAGAAGCGCCTCTCCGACGTCGACGACCAAGACGAGCTGCGGTCGCACATCCGCGGCATCTTCTTCTACCGCCGCGGCGGGCTCGCGCGCGACGACCCCGTGGACATCATCCGCCGAGCCTTGTCCGAGGCGCTGGTGCACTACTACCCACTCGCCGGACGGCTGCGCGAGGTGGGAAACCGGAAACTGGTCGTCGACTGCACCGGCCAAGGGGTGACGTTCGTCAAGGCGGACGCCGACGTGCGACTGGCGGATCTCGAGGCCGACGTGCCCGGGCTGATGCCGCCATTCCCGTGGATTGAGGAGCTCTGCTTCGAGGTGGACGGCTCCAGCGCTCTGCTCAACTGCCCCCTGGTGATCATTCAG GTGACGCGGCTCCTGTGCGGCGGCTTCGCCGTGTGGCATAGCTTCAACCACACCATGTGCGACGCCGCGGGGTTCATCCAGTTCCTgaacgccgtcgccgagctcgctcgAGGCCTTCCTGCGCCGACCGTCGCACCTGCCTGGTCTCGCGAGGTTCTTGACGCGCGAAGCCCCCCAACGCCTGCATTCCCGCACCGCGAGTACGATCCAGTGCCTCGGACGCAGACACCAACCGAGGATGACATTGTAAGGCGCGCCTTCGTGTTCGGCCCTTCGGAAGTCGccgcgatcgagaaagtcatgccgcCTCACCTCCGAGACAGGGCAACGAGCTTCGAGGTGCTCGCGGCGGTGCTGTGGCGCGCCCGCACGGCGGCGTTGAGGACGCTCTGGTCCGACGAGGAGGCACGGCTGGTGACCGTCGTCAGCGTGAGGAGGCACAGCACCGCCCTGCGCCTCCCCGCCGGCTACGACGGCTTCGCTTGCGCGTACGTCACCGTGGTGATGGCCGCCGGCACGCTGCTCAGCTGCtcgttggcggaggtggtggagcagGTGCGGGAGGCCAAGGCGTCGGTGACCCCCGAGTATATGCGCTCCACGGCGGACCTTCTGGTGCTCCGTGGGCGGCCGCCTTTGGCCAGGGCAAATATGTTCCTTCTGTCTGACCTCCGGCACGTTGGGTTCCAACGTGTGGACTTCGGGTGGGGCGAGCCGGTGTACGGCGGGCCCTCTGGCATCAAGTTCGGGAGCGCCTTCTTTGTGGCAGTCAAGAACAGCGACGGGGCGGATGCGGTGGCAGTGCCGGTCGCACTGCCAACCATGGCCATGGAGAAGTTCGCGGCGGAGATCCAGAGCTTGCTCAAAGAGAGTATAGTTGGGTCTGTTTAG